The Acetivibrio saccincola genome window below encodes:
- the flgK gene encoding flagellar hook-associated protein FlgK, whose amino-acid sequence MSAGFGAFEIARSGMNVNERGLFSTGHNISNVNTPGYSRQQSVIATGPYIGVSGGKYQIGLGASIQETRQIRHMFLDNIYRQESTILGYWETRAKTFNDIEAILAEPLGSGLQEVLNQFWDSWQELSKDPSSLTARALVRQRAESLVYNINHVGMQLDRLQHDLNSELQVRIEEVNDITRQIARLNVEILKVESTNDRANDYRDQRNVLLDRLSKLINIDVTEMQDGQLAVTCGGYFLVYKGDNTNICAKEKEPGDIFFTPMLEDPEGIELPVKSGIIKGLLESRGEYIHPETPIQYEDFNSLDIVSNLKKRLDYLVNTIVKEINDLHKSGRTLGNTSDGEDFFAPINPAYPIRMGNIKLNDTLLDLNNIVASANGDSGDNTISLQIANLRQLALIQDDKGLLTFDSYYQSIILGVGNGGSEAIRISENQNMLVVSAESQRQSIMGVSLDEEMSNMLKYQFGYSASARVMNVLDEMIDTIVNRMGITGR is encoded by the coding sequence ATGTCAGCTGGATTTGGAGCTTTTGAAATAGCCCGCTCTGGAATGAATGTAAATGAAAGAGGTCTTTTTTCAACAGGTCACAATATATCAAATGTAAACACACCCGGCTACTCCAGGCAGCAGTCCGTCATTGCCACAGGACCGTATATCGGCGTAAGTGGCGGCAAATATCAAATCGGGCTTGGTGCAAGTATACAGGAAACAAGGCAGATAAGACATATGTTTTTGGACAATATATACAGGCAGGAAAGTACAATTTTAGGATATTGGGAAACAAGGGCAAAAACTTTTAATGATATAGAAGCTATTTTGGCAGAACCTTTAGGAAGTGGGTTGCAGGAAGTACTGAATCAATTCTGGGATTCCTGGCAGGAGCTTTCTAAAGATCCCAGCAGCCTTACAGCCAGGGCTTTGGTAAGGCAGAGGGCGGAATCCCTTGTATACAATATAAATCATGTAGGTATGCAGCTTGACAGGCTTCAGCATGATTTAAACTCAGAACTGCAGGTGAGAATAGAAGAGGTAAATGACATTACCCGCCAAATTGCACGCCTTAATGTGGAGATATTAAAGGTAGAGTCAACAAATGACAGGGCAAATGACTATAGAGACCAGAGAAATGTACTTTTAGACAGGCTGTCAAAACTTATTAATATAGATGTAACAGAAATGCAGGACGGCCAGCTTGCCGTAACCTGCGGCGGATATTTCCTCGTGTACAAAGGTGATAACACCAATATTTGTGCAAAGGAAAAGGAACCCGGTGATATATTTTTCACTCCTATGCTGGAAGATCCGGAAGGCATAGAGCTGCCTGTTAAAAGCGGGATAATAAAGGGACTTTTAGAGTCCAGGGGTGAATATATACATCCTGAGACTCCTATACAGTATGAAGATTTTAACTCATTGGATATAGTATCTAATTTAAAGAAAAGGTTAGACTACCTGGTAAACACCATTGTCAAAGAAATAAACGATCTTCATAAAAGTGGAAGAACTTTGGGAAATACGTCTGACGGGGAAGATTTTTTCGCCCCCATAAACCCGGCATATCCCATAAGGATGGGTAATATAAAGCTAAACGATACTCTGTTGGATTTAAATAATATAGTTGCATCAGCAAACGGGGACAGCGGGGACAATACCATCAGCTTACAAATTGCAAATTTAAGGCAGCTTGCATTAATACAAGACGACAAAGGGCTGCTCACCTTTGATTCCTATTACCAGTCAATAATACTTGGTGTGGGAAATGGAGGTTCAGAGGCTATAAGAATAAGTGAAAACCAAAATATGCTGGTTGTTTCTGCAGAGTCGCAAAGACAGTCCATTATGGGCGTATCTTTAGATGAAGAAATGTCAAATATGTTGAAGTACCAGTTTGGATATTCTGCCTCTGCAAGAGTAATGAATGTTTTAGATGAAATGATAGATACCATAGTGAACAGAATGGGAATCACAGGAAGGTGA